In Amycolatopsis coloradensis, one genomic interval encodes:
- a CDS encoding sensor histidine kinase — protein sequence MDTEPAKGQLRRLNLTMFVPLLVVGGVIVVASDARTWWHAVVLGVGVLAALVAFVRWAAGEVLRVAIPCLVVTAAVWPFSVLVAGGSSAFFGVFLVGSLVVPQLPRHRAAAAVALVAYVAGVGALRLLVSHEDVSGELVSFVFVPAAITAVVLGLMFPNKRFYDVVKELEESREREAELAVIRERVRFASDLHDIQGHTLHVVKLKTALARKLVDLDAERAKQELGEIHALVADTITQTKELAYAQRRLNLSAELENARNLFEAAGIRVRVNREADVDPAAGRLLGQVLRETTTNILRHAQATRVRITLSEWSISIVNDGAQRAPLPELRGLAALEQRVVADGGELTVGQEDGQFVTAASFPAREER from the coding sequence GTGGACACCGAGCCGGCGAAGGGACAGCTGCGCAGGCTCAACCTCACGATGTTCGTCCCGTTGCTGGTCGTCGGCGGGGTGATCGTGGTCGCGTCCGACGCGCGGACCTGGTGGCACGCGGTCGTCCTGGGTGTGGGCGTGCTGGCGGCGCTGGTCGCCTTCGTGCGGTGGGCGGCGGGTGAGGTCCTGCGGGTGGCGATCCCGTGCCTGGTCGTCACGGCGGCCGTGTGGCCGTTCTCGGTGCTGGTGGCCGGCGGGAGTTCGGCGTTCTTCGGTGTCTTCCTCGTGGGTTCCCTCGTCGTCCCCCAATTGCCCCGCCACCGGGCCGCGGCGGCCGTCGCGCTGGTCGCGTACGTCGCGGGAGTGGGTGCGCTGAGGCTGCTGGTCTCCCACGAAGACGTCTCCGGTGAGCTGGTCAGCTTCGTCTTCGTCCCGGCCGCGATCACCGCCGTCGTGCTCGGGCTCATGTTCCCCAACAAGCGGTTCTACGACGTCGTCAAGGAGCTGGAGGAGTCCCGCGAGCGGGAGGCGGAATTGGCCGTGATCCGGGAACGTGTCCGGTTCGCGAGCGATCTGCACGACATCCAGGGCCATACGCTGCACGTGGTGAAGCTCAAGACCGCGCTCGCCAGGAAGCTGGTGGACCTCGACGCCGAGCGGGCCAAACAGGAACTGGGCGAGATCCACGCGCTCGTGGCCGACACGATCACCCAGACGAAGGAACTCGCCTACGCCCAGCGCCGGCTCAACCTCTCCGCCGAACTGGAGAACGCGAGGAACCTGTTCGAGGCGGCGGGGATCCGTGTGCGCGTCAACCGCGAGGCGGACGTCGATCCGGCGGCGGGCAGGCTGCTGGGCCAGGTCCTGCGTGAGACCACGACCAACATCCTGCGCCACGCGCAGGCGACCCGCGTGCGGATCACGCTGTCGGAATGGAGCATCAGTATCGTCAACGACGGTGCCCAGCGAGCGCCGCTGCCCGAACTCCGCGGGCTGGCCGCGCTCGAACAACGTGTCGTCGCGGACGGCGGTGAACTGACGGTGGGACAGGAAGACGGGCAGTTCGTGACGGCCGCGTCCTTCCCCGCCCGGGAGGAACGATGA
- a CDS encoding response regulator transcription factor: MTTVVLADDEALLRKAMAALLPLEGEITVLAEAENGEEAVEATLRHEPDVLVIDLEMPGVDGLGAVAEIRRTRPNQVILMLTRHAKPGVLRKALKLGVQGFVSKAAEPSHITFVIGTLHQGKRWIDPDVSALAVVDDCPLTERELEVLRVTGEGYSVAEIAARLHLAQGTVRNYLSNAMQKTQTQTRHQAARYAREHDWL, translated from the coding sequence ATGACCACGGTCGTGCTCGCCGACGACGAAGCCCTGCTGCGCAAGGCGATGGCCGCGTTACTCCCGCTCGAAGGCGAGATCACCGTCCTGGCCGAGGCGGAGAACGGCGAGGAAGCCGTCGAGGCCACCTTGCGGCACGAGCCCGACGTTCTCGTCATCGACCTCGAAATGCCCGGGGTGGACGGGCTGGGCGCGGTCGCGGAGATCCGCCGCACCCGGCCGAACCAGGTCATCCTCATGCTGACCCGGCACGCGAAACCCGGCGTGCTCCGCAAGGCTCTCAAACTCGGTGTCCAGGGCTTCGTGAGCAAGGCCGCCGAGCCGTCGCACATCACGTTCGTCATCGGCACCCTGCACCAGGGCAAACGCTGGATCGACCCGGACGTCTCCGCGCTCGCCGTCGTCGACGACTGTCCCCTGACCGAGCGGGAGCTGGAGGTGCTGCGGGTGACCGGCGAGGGGTATTCCGTCGCCGAGATCGCCGCCAGGCTCCATCTCGCGCAGGGCACGGTGCGGAACTACCTCTCGAACGCCATGCAGAAGACCCAGACGCAGACCCGGCACCAGGCAGCGCGGTACGCCCGCGAGCACGACTGGCTCTAG
- a CDS encoding XRE family transcriptional regulator yields the protein MDETDEVLDAVGPRLRALRKHRGLTLAELSATTGISESTLSRLESGGRRPTLELLLPLARVHGVPLDDLVGAPRTGDPRIHLQPIHRHGMTFLPLTRRAGGVQAFKMLIPGRDVPAEPTPQTHGGYEWVYVLNGRLRLVVGDRDMVLPPGEAAEFDTALPHWLGSADGKAVETLVLFGPQGERAHVRAR from the coding sequence ATGGACGAGACGGACGAGGTGCTCGACGCGGTCGGCCCCCGGCTGCGGGCGCTGCGCAAACACCGGGGCCTGACCCTGGCCGAGCTGTCGGCGACGACCGGGATCTCGGAAAGCACCTTGTCGCGACTGGAAAGCGGCGGCCGCCGTCCTACGCTGGAGCTACTGCTGCCGCTGGCCCGCGTGCACGGCGTGCCGCTCGACGACCTCGTCGGCGCTCCCCGGACCGGCGATCCGCGCATCCACCTCCAGCCGATCCACCGGCACGGCATGACGTTCCTGCCGCTCACCCGGCGGGCCGGCGGGGTGCAGGCATTCAAGATGCTCATCCCCGGCCGGGACGTGCCGGCGGAACCCACGCCGCAGACCCACGGCGGCTACGAATGGGTGTATGTCCTCAATGGACGGTTGCGGCTGGTGGTCGGCGACCGCGACATGGTCCTGCCGCCCGGTGAGGCCGCCGAGTTCGACACCGCGCTGCCGCATTGGCTCGGCTCGGCCGACGGGAAGGCCGTCGAAACCCTCGTCCTTTTCGGACCGCAGGGTGAGCGCGCGCACGTCCGGGCGCGTTAG
- a CDS encoding class I SAM-dependent methyltransferase yields the protein MNATEFWDELHERRAIGTPKVNARLAEIAGPLAPGTALDLGCGGGGDALWLAARGWRVTAVDISGAAVRSLQARGAPITALRVDLADDFPDGAFDLVSAQYFHTPFELDRARVLRTAAGSVNPGGRLVVVDHGSAAPWSWDQDAGYPTPGEVAAGLELDPMDWSIDRAEAAERLATGPAGRTATVIDHVLVLRRAGR from the coding sequence ATGAACGCGACGGAATTCTGGGACGAACTCCACGAGCGGCGAGCCATTGGAACGCCGAAGGTGAACGCGAGACTGGCCGAGATCGCGGGCCCGCTGGCCCCGGGCACCGCGCTCGACCTCGGCTGCGGTGGCGGGGGAGACGCGTTGTGGCTGGCCGCGCGAGGGTGGCGAGTGACCGCGGTGGACATCTCCGGAGCGGCCGTGCGCTCGCTCCAGGCACGCGGCGCGCCGATCACAGCGCTCCGCGTCGATCTCGCCGACGATTTCCCTGACGGCGCCTTCGACCTGGTGTCGGCGCAGTACTTCCACACACCGTTCGAACTGGACAGGGCCCGCGTCCTGCGCACCGCCGCGGGCTCGGTGAATCCCGGCGGGCGGCTGGTCGTGGTCGACCACGGCTCCGCCGCGCCCTGGTCGTGGGACCAGGACGCCGGGTACCCCACTCCCGGCGAGGTGGCGGCCGGACTGGAGCTCGACCCGATGGACTGGTCGATCGACCGCGCGGAGGCGGCGGAGCGCCTGGCCACCGGCCCGGCGGGCCGGACCGCGACCGTCATCGACCACGTCCTGGTGCTCCGGCGGGCCGGGCGATGA
- a CDS encoding DinB family protein translates to MSRKRDAGPPATGAGEKDVLAGFLDYLCAAVLAKAEGVPEDRARAPGVPSGTSLLGLVKHLTHVERHWLLGHRVTDWKATFQPGPDDTTASILAAYRETVAEANAEIASWDDLAATGPRRGSRRWTLTHLIEETARHAGHADILRELIDGATGR, encoded by the coding sequence ATGAGCCGTAAACGCGACGCAGGGCCGCCTGCTACGGGTGCCGGGGAGAAGGACGTCCTCGCCGGGTTCCTCGACTATCTCTGCGCCGCTGTCTTGGCCAAGGCCGAAGGGGTGCCGGAGGACCGGGCCCGCGCTCCCGGCGTGCCGTCCGGCACGAGTCTGCTGGGCCTGGTCAAACACCTGACCCACGTCGAACGCCACTGGCTGCTCGGCCACCGCGTCACCGACTGGAAGGCGACGTTCCAGCCGGGTCCGGACGACACGACGGCGTCGATTCTCGCCGCCTACCGGGAAACCGTCGCCGAGGCGAACGCCGAGATCGCGTCCTGGGACGACCTCGCCGCGACCGGACCCCGCCGGGGATCACGGCGCTGGACGCTGACCCACTTGATCGAAGAAACCGCACGGCATGCGGGACACGCCGACATCCTGCGCGAACTGATCGATGGCGCCACCGGGCGCTGA
- a CDS encoding alpha/beta fold hydrolase: MFHRSAAFVAALVLLTACGSPPAAAPPHENVTRGDAAFARQFRHEFADVDGVKMHYVTGGKGAPLVLLHGWPQTWYGWHRVMPALAEHFTVYALDLPGLGDSAGSPPSYDKATLASYVHGLVAGRLGLRDVRIAGHDLGAAVAFQYAAQFPGDLTKLAYLDLPLPGPALDATAYRNLSWHIAFHSQKTVPEAVVGDDVREYLSLFYPQVAYSGTAFGGPGAPSPFDDAEIDEYARTYARPEVLHGGFELYRTLGQDATANAGAKPITTPTLLMTAEGLLEPQKATLAPRVADLARAVEVPRAGHWLAEENPEFVSAELVGFLK, translated from the coding sequence ATGTTCCACCGATCCGCCGCGTTCGTCGCGGCCCTCGTCCTGCTGACGGCCTGCGGTTCGCCCCCGGCCGCCGCCCCGCCCCACGAGAACGTCACCCGCGGCGACGCGGCGTTCGCGCGGCAGTTCCGGCACGAGTTCGCCGACGTCGACGGGGTGAAGATGCACTACGTCACCGGTGGCAAGGGCGCCCCGCTCGTCCTGCTGCACGGCTGGCCGCAGACCTGGTACGGCTGGCACCGGGTCATGCCCGCGCTGGCCGAGCATTTCACGGTGTACGCCCTCGACCTGCCGGGCCTCGGCGACAGCGCGGGCTCGCCGCCCAGCTACGACAAGGCCACCCTTGCCAGCTATGTGCACGGCCTCGTCGCCGGACGGCTCGGCCTGCGCGACGTCCGGATCGCCGGGCACGATCTCGGTGCCGCGGTCGCCTTCCAGTACGCGGCGCAGTTCCCCGGCGATCTCACCAAACTCGCGTACCTCGATCTGCCGTTGCCAGGCCCCGCGCTCGACGCGACGGCCTACCGGAACCTGAGCTGGCACATCGCCTTCCACTCGCAGAAGACCGTTCCCGAAGCCGTCGTCGGTGACGACGTCCGCGAGTACCTGTCCCTGTTCTACCCGCAGGTCGCCTACTCGGGGACGGCTTTCGGCGGACCAGGGGCGCCGTCGCCGTTCGACGACGCCGAGATCGACGAGTACGCCCGCACCTACGCGAGGCCGGAGGTCCTGCACGGCGGTTTCGAGCTCTACCGCACGCTCGGGCAGGACGCGACCGCGAACGCCGGCGCGAAGCCCATCACGACTCCCACCCTGCTGATGACCGCCGAAGGTCTGCTCGAACCGCAAAAGGCCACGCTCGCGCCTCGCGTCGCCGACCTGGCTCGCGCCGTCGAGGTGCCGAGGGCGGGACATTGGCTCGCCGAGGAGAATCCGGAGTTCGTGAGCGCCGAACTGGTCGGCTTCCTGAAGTAG
- a CDS encoding DinB family protein, protein MSTLEVLDHPFREQFEVFLDEHRRVLDESLEGLTEEEARRSLVPSRTTLLGLVKHATFVEKVWFDEAVTCRPRTEIGLPATPDESFILDEEDTIATVRQAYREACEASRKAAAALDLDDLLHGNRRGPLPLRWVYLHVLRELAQHGGHADILREQILSSR, encoded by the coding sequence ATGTCCACGCTGGAAGTCCTCGACCACCCGTTCCGCGAGCAGTTCGAGGTCTTCCTCGACGAGCACCGTCGTGTTCTCGACGAGTCGCTGGAAGGGCTGACCGAGGAGGAGGCCCGCCGGTCGCTCGTCCCCTCCCGGACGACCTTGCTCGGGTTGGTGAAGCACGCGACCTTCGTGGAGAAGGTGTGGTTCGACGAAGCCGTCACCTGCCGCCCGCGTACCGAGATCGGCCTCCCCGCCACGCCCGACGAGTCGTTCATCCTCGACGAGGAGGACACGATCGCCACGGTGCGGCAGGCGTATCGCGAGGCCTGCGAGGCGTCGCGGAAGGCGGCGGCCGCCCTCGACCTGGACGACCTGCTCCACGGGAACCGGCGCGGCCCGCTTCCGCTGCGCTGGGTCTACCTGCACGTGCTGCGCGAGCTCGCTCAGCACGGCGGCCACGCGGACATCCTGCGCGAGCAGATCCTCAGTTCCCGGTAG
- a CDS encoding S1 family peptidase — protein MRIRGPVMLTLLSVCAGIGALAVPATAAPVTAYDQTMLETLAAQLKVSPLQAAQKLDHEKNLIASLDSIRTRGLHTDGAYFDDAGALVVNADAGAAKELRSAGLTPRTGARGENALNALSARVGTVIGKDVGQVQSWGPELAADQVVVTVQPGADSALVRRLTALPGVSVQTGVANGNTTQADVIPGQIMDLVPGTNCSLGFPGTTSSGNNVLLTAGHCVEGNPDILNRNGVHIGRGVATQFPSADMGLMDIDAEDTGRGYVDTRMGTTVRITGSSKAPVGTTLCKAGNTTGWTCGKITAYNQTVRYSGESVATTGLAKSTVCTEGGDSGGAYIAGNTAQGMTSGGPADGHDCGWNQGSNATGSYSYYQPVVDAANKYGVTLTRS, from the coding sequence ATGCGAATTCGCGGACCCGTCATGCTCACCCTGCTGAGTGTCTGTGCCGGAATCGGCGCGCTCGCCGTGCCGGCGACCGCCGCGCCGGTCACCGCCTACGACCAGACGATGCTCGAAACCCTCGCCGCCCAGCTCAAGGTCAGCCCGCTTCAGGCCGCCCAGAAGCTGGACCACGAAAAGAACCTGATCGCGTCGCTGGACAGCATCAGAACACGCGGCCTCCACACGGACGGCGCGTACTTCGACGACGCCGGCGCCCTCGTGGTGAACGCCGACGCCGGCGCCGCCAAGGAGCTCCGCTCGGCCGGGCTGACCCCGCGCACCGGCGCCCGCGGCGAGAACGCGCTGAACGCCCTGTCCGCCAGGGTCGGCACGGTGATCGGCAAGGACGTCGGGCAGGTCCAGTCCTGGGGTCCGGAACTCGCGGCCGACCAGGTCGTCGTCACCGTGCAGCCGGGCGCCGACAGCGCCCTCGTCCGCCGTCTCACGGCGCTGCCGGGCGTGTCGGTCCAGACCGGTGTCGCCAACGGGAACACCACGCAGGCCGACGTCATCCCCGGCCAGATCATGGACCTCGTCCCCGGCACCAACTGCTCGCTCGGCTTCCCCGGCACCACCAGCAGCGGCAACAACGTGCTGCTCACCGCCGGACACTGCGTCGAAGGCAACCCGGACATCCTCAACCGCAACGGCGTCCACATCGGCCGCGGCGTCGCCACCCAGTTCCCGTCGGCCGACATGGGCCTGATGGACATCGACGCCGAGGACACCGGCCGCGGCTACGTGGACACCCGCATGGGCACCACGGTGCGGATCACCGGCAGCTCGAAGGCACCGGTCGGCACCACGCTGTGCAAGGCGGGCAACACCACCGGCTGGACCTGCGGCAAGATCACCGCGTACAACCAGACCGTCCGCTACAGCGGCGAAAGCGTCGCCACCACCGGGCTGGCGAAGTCGACCGTCTGCACCGAGGGCGGTGACAGCGGCGGCGCCTACATCGCGGGCAACACCGCCCAGGGCATGACCTCCGGCGGCCCCGCCGACGGTCACGACTGCGGCTGGAACCAGGGCTCCAACGCCACGGGTTCGTACTCCTACTACCAGCCCGTCGTGGACGCGGCGAACAAGTACGGGGTCACACTGACCCGTTCCTGA
- a CDS encoding DUF6194 family protein, translating to MTIEEIIGLVSGLDGVLTLTPGPGDEWPELSWGDAFFYYSPDGVVPTNVQPFATIVTKNYPGDESSRLDRPHTFRVNVHAGKEEFTRRLGHTPKETTPADASGTDTLIAHPVYGTAGWVAVVNPASKTETAVRELLETAYRLARARYERRADSSRG from the coding sequence ATGACCATCGAAGAGATCATCGGCCTCGTATCGGGCCTCGACGGCGTCCTGACCCTCACTCCCGGCCCTGGCGACGAATGGCCGGAACTCAGCTGGGGCGACGCGTTCTTCTATTACTCGCCCGACGGTGTCGTCCCGACGAACGTCCAGCCCTTCGCGACGATCGTGACCAAGAACTACCCCGGCGACGAGAGCTCGCGGCTGGACCGCCCGCACACGTTCCGCGTGAACGTCCACGCCGGCAAGGAGGAGTTCACCCGGCGGCTCGGCCACACCCCCAAGGAGACGACCCCGGCCGACGCCTCCGGCACCGACACCCTGATCGCCCACCCCGTGTACGGGACCGCGGGCTGGGTGGCGGTGGTGAACCCGGCGTCGAAGACCGAAACGGCCGTCCGCGAACTGCTGGAAACCGCGTACCGGCTGGCTCGGGCCCGTTACGAACGACGGGCGGATTCCTCTCGCGGCTAG
- a CDS encoding MerR family transcriptional regulator, which translates to MPSLKSMRTAEVARLAGYSVQQVRNLERDGVLPAASRTASGYRSYGEIHFRSALAYRALAAGVGPVEAKKIVRAVHRDPLPDVLALLDAAHAGLDAERADLREAREAVRVISREPIEDVRGSDSMSVSELASALGVRPSTLRHWDTERLVVPGRDQRGSRRYTPSQVRDARIVQQLRLAGYRVAPLRALMPELRRSRRLEDVASALAARDAGITARSRALFDGTAELSRVVSGEDG; encoded by the coding sequence ATGCCAAGTCTCAAATCGATGCGCACGGCCGAGGTCGCGCGCCTGGCGGGGTACTCCGTCCAGCAGGTGCGCAACCTCGAACGCGACGGCGTGCTCCCGGCGGCGTCGCGGACGGCCTCGGGCTACCGGAGCTACGGCGAGATCCATTTCCGGTCCGCGCTGGCCTACCGCGCGCTCGCCGCCGGGGTGGGGCCGGTCGAGGCCAAGAAGATCGTCCGCGCCGTGCACCGGGATCCGCTCCCCGACGTGCTCGCGCTCCTCGACGCCGCCCACGCCGGGCTCGACGCCGAACGCGCGGATCTCCGGGAGGCCAGGGAAGCGGTCCGGGTGATCTCCCGCGAACCGATCGAAGACGTGCGCGGGTCGGACTCGATGAGCGTCTCCGAGCTCGCGTCGGCGCTCGGCGTGCGCCCGTCGACGCTGCGGCACTGGGACACGGAACGGCTCGTCGTCCCCGGCCGCGATCAGCGGGGATCGCGGCGGTACACGCCTTCCCAGGTGCGGGACGCGCGGATCGTGCAGCAGCTACGGCTGGCCGGTTACCGCGTCGCGCCGCTTCGTGCCTTGATGCCGGAACTGCGGCGCTCTCGGCGGCTGGAGGACGTCGCGTCCGCGCTCGCCGCCAGGGACGCCGGGATCACGGCGCGCTCGCGCGCGCTTTTCGACGGCACCGCCGAGCTTTCCCGCGTCGTGAGTGGTGAGGACGGTTAG
- a CDS encoding M20 family metallopeptidase gives MTGPTDLPTLPDARFAGLLAEARALQTKTVELRREIHRNPEIGLHLPKTQSSIKAALDGLPLEIIEGKSTTSLTAVLRGAKPGPAILLRGDMDALPLHEDTGLDFASEDDGAMHACGHDTHVAMLASAARLLSEHVDELAGSVVFMFQPGEEGEHGARHMIHEGVLDASGERVEKAFGLHIFTQVASGIVQTRPGPIMASANSFHVTVTGRGGHGSAPHQAIDPVPAAAAMVSALQTMVTRKVSVFEPAVVSVTRIEAGTTTNIIPETAFLEGTIRTLSERTQAFVREELPKVCEAVGAAHGVRVSAEVLPGYPVTVNDPQVAARVLDLAAEVLGARNSEVMENPVMGAEDFSYVLQRIPGAFAFLGACPPDADLATVEANHSNRVVFDEDAMANGVAMYAAFALDALR, from the coding sequence ATGACCGGACCCACCGACCTGCCCACTCTCCCCGACGCCCGCTTCGCCGGATTGCTGGCGGAGGCCCGCGCGCTCCAGACGAAAACCGTAGAGCTCCGCCGGGAGATCCACCGGAATCCGGAGATCGGGCTCCACCTGCCGAAAACCCAGTCCTCGATCAAAGCGGCCCTCGACGGCCTGCCGCTCGAGATCATCGAGGGCAAATCGACCACTTCGCTGACAGCCGTCCTCCGCGGCGCGAAACCGGGCCCGGCGATCCTGCTCCGCGGCGACATGGACGCGCTGCCGCTGCACGAGGACACCGGCCTCGACTTCGCCTCCGAGGACGACGGCGCGATGCACGCCTGCGGGCACGACACCCACGTCGCGATGCTCGCGTCGGCGGCGCGGCTGCTCAGCGAGCACGTCGACGAGCTGGCCGGGTCGGTGGTGTTCATGTTCCAGCCCGGCGAGGAGGGCGAGCACGGCGCGCGCCACATGATCCACGAGGGTGTGCTCGACGCCTCGGGCGAACGCGTCGAGAAGGCGTTCGGCCTGCACATCTTCACCCAGGTCGCGTCGGGCATCGTGCAGACGCGGCCGGGGCCGATCATGGCGTCGGCGAACAGCTTCCACGTCACCGTCACCGGCAGGGGCGGGCACGGCTCGGCGCCGCACCAGGCGATCGACCCGGTGCCGGCGGCGGCCGCGATGGTGAGCGCGCTGCAGACGATGGTGACCCGCAAGGTCAGCGTGTTCGAGCCCGCGGTGGTCTCGGTCACCCGGATCGAGGCCGGGACGACGACGAACATCATCCCCGAAACGGCGTTCCTGGAGGGCACGATCCGCACGCTGTCCGAGCGGACGCAGGCGTTCGTCCGCGAGGAGCTGCCGAAGGTGTGCGAGGCGGTCGGCGCGGCGCACGGCGTCCGCGTGAGCGCCGAAGTCCTCCCCGGCTATCCGGTCACGGTGAACGACCCCCAGGTCGCGGCGCGGGTGCTGGACCTGGCGGCCGAGGTCCTCGGCGCCCGCAACTCCGAGGTCATGGAGAACCCGGTGATGGGCGCGGAGGACTTCTCCTACGTCCTGCAGCGGATTCCGGGCGCCTTCGCGTTCCTCGGCGCCTGCCCGCCCGACGCCGACCTGGCCACGGTCGAGGCGAACCACTCGAACCGGGTGGTCTTCGACGAGGACGCGATGGCCAACGGCGTCGCGATGTACGCCGCGTTCGCGCTGGACGCCCTTCGCTAG
- a CDS encoding tRNA adenosine deaminase-associated protein yields the protein MAVQEPITGFAVAVVREDGRWRCSSLDPGALAELDAAITELGKLRSTGAAFGLLAVDDEFFVIVRPSPRGPSLLLSDAAAALDYDIAADVLDVLRVDPPDEDDDAVWPEGDLEILSDLGLPGAELQVIVGEVDLYPDEQLQMVAQRCGFAAEFTKILDEI from the coding sequence ATGGCGGTGCAAGAGCCGATCACGGGGTTCGCGGTGGCCGTGGTGCGGGAGGACGGTCGGTGGCGGTGCAGCTCTCTTGATCCGGGGGCGCTCGCCGAACTCGACGCTGCGATCACCGAGCTCGGGAAACTGCGTTCCACCGGTGCCGCGTTCGGGCTGCTGGCGGTCGACGACGAGTTCTTCGTGATCGTCCGGCCGAGCCCCAGAGGCCCCTCGTTGCTGTTGTCCGACGCCGCCGCGGCGCTCGACTACGACATCGCCGCGGACGTCCTCGACGTGCTGAGAGTCGATCCCCCGGACGAGGACGACGACGCGGTCTGGCCGGAAGGCGACCTGGAGATCCTGTCCGACCTCGGACTCCCCGGGGCCGAACTGCAGGTGATCGTCGGCGAGGTCGACCTCTATCCGGACGAACAACTCCAGATGGTCGCGCAGCGGTGCGGATTCGCCGCCGAGTTCACCAAGATCCTGGACGAGATCTGA
- a CDS encoding nucleoside deaminase gives MPIGAVVLSPDGTPLASARNAREELGDPTAHAEILALRAASESYGDGWRLEGCTLAVTLEPCTMCAGALVMARVAKVVFGAWEPKTGAVGSLWDVVRDRRLSHRAEVVGGVLEAECAALLEEFFHGRRGNRTG, from the coding sequence GTGCCGATCGGCGCCGTCGTCCTGTCGCCGGACGGGACCCCTCTCGCTTCCGCGCGCAACGCCCGTGAAGAACTCGGCGATCCGACGGCGCACGCGGAGATCCTCGCGCTGCGGGCCGCGTCCGAGAGCTACGGCGACGGCTGGCGGCTCGAAGGCTGCACGCTCGCGGTGACGCTGGAGCCGTGCACGATGTGCGCCGGCGCGCTCGTGATGGCCCGGGTCGCGAAGGTCGTCTTCGGCGCTTGGGAACCCAAGACCGGGGCCGTGGGGTCGCTGTGGGACGTCGTCCGCGATCGTCGGCTCAGTCACCGCGCGGAGGTCGTCGGCGGCGTGCTGGAGGCCGAATGCGCGGCCCTGCTCGAAGAGTTCTTCCACGGGCGACGGGGTAACCGCACCGGGTGA
- a CDS encoding CsbD family protein, translating into MSVFDKAKDKAEQAIGAAKEKLGEKTDNQDLANSGRADQTEGQVKEAGHDLRDRAEGGVQDLKDKFNK; encoded by the coding sequence ATGAGCGTTTTCGACAAGGCGAAGGACAAGGCCGAACAGGCCATCGGCGCCGCCAAGGAGAAGCTCGGCGAGAAGACCGACAACCAGGACCTCGCGAACTCCGGCCGGGCGGACCAGACCGAAGGCCAGGTCAAGGAGGCCGGGCACGACCTGCGTGACCGTGCGGAAGGCGGCGTGCAGGACCTCAAGGACAAGTTCAACAAGTAG
- a CDS encoding DUF305 domain-containing protein: MRRRLPMALFGLVVWVLAGCSTATGAAPATPGANQADITFSQQMVPHHQQSIQVANLASERSASEYVKATAAKIVKAESAEVRTMTGWLQSWNAAVLPAAGHAGHAMPGMITEGQVASLQNLSGAEFDKVWLPLMAEHLRNGVAMAKTVLSAGEHAETRALAREIVENQTAAIDEITAQLS, translated from the coding sequence ATGCGACGGCGACTGCCGATGGCCCTGTTCGGGCTGGTCGTCTGGGTGCTCGCGGGCTGCTCGACGGCCACGGGCGCCGCACCGGCGACACCCGGCGCCAACCAGGCCGACATCACCTTCTCCCAGCAGATGGTCCCGCACCATCAGCAGTCGATCCAGGTCGCGAACCTCGCCTCGGAACGGTCGGCCTCGGAGTATGTGAAGGCCACCGCCGCCAAGATCGTCAAGGCCGAGTCGGCAGAGGTCCGGACGATGACCGGCTGGCTGCAATCCTGGAACGCGGCCGTCCTCCCCGCGGCGGGCCACGCCGGGCACGCGATGCCGGGGATGATCACCGAAGGGCAAGTCGCCTCACTGCAGAACCTGTCCGGCGCCGAGTTCGACAAGGTGTGGCTCCCGCTGATGGCCGAGCATCTGCGCAACGGCGTCGCGATGGCGAAGACCGTGCTGTCTGCGGGCGAGCACGCCGAGACCAGGGCGCTCGCGCGGGAGATCGTGGAGAACCAGACGGCGGCGATCGACGAGATCACCGCGCAGCTTTCCTGA